The following are encoded in a window of Pseudalgibacter alginicilyticus genomic DNA:
- a CDS encoding polyprenyl synthetase family protein, which translates to MKIVEQIKQPIAYEMELFEQKFQLSMASKVALLNRITHYIVNRKGKQMRPMFVFLVAKMVSNGEVSERTYRGASVIELIHTATLVHDDVVDDSNRRRGFFSVNALWKNKIAVLIGDFLLSKGLLLSIDNNDFDLLKIISIAVREMSEGELLQIEKARKLDITEDIYYEIIRQKTATLIAACCSLGAASVKPESNHVEIMRKFGELIGMAFQIKDDLFDYGDDQIGKPTGIDIKEQKMTLPLIYTLNHASKKEKNWLINSIKNHNKDTKRVKEVISFVKDSGGLDYAIQKMKQFQEEALQLLKTYPESRYKDSLELMVNYVIDRKK; encoded by the coding sequence ATGAAGATAGTAGAACAAATTAAACAACCTATAGCATACGAAATGGAACTTTTTGAACAAAAGTTTCAGCTTTCTATGGCTAGTAAGGTAGCATTATTAAATAGAATTACCCATTACATTGTAAACAGAAAAGGCAAACAAATGCGACCTATGTTCGTGTTTTTAGTAGCTAAGATGGTATCTAATGGCGAAGTTAGTGAACGTACTTATAGAGGAGCCTCGGTTATAGAATTGATACATACTGCTACTTTAGTACACGACGATGTGGTTGACGATAGCAATAGGCGTCGTGGCTTTTTTTCTGTAAACGCTCTTTGGAAAAATAAAATAGCTGTTTTAATAGGTGATTTTTTACTCTCTAAAGGTTTGCTTTTAAGCATTGATAATAACGATTTTGATTTATTGAAAATTATTTCAATTGCAGTAAGAGAAATGAGTGAAGGGGAGTTGCTTCAAATTGAAAAGGCCAGAAAGTTGGATATTACTGAGGATATTTATTATGAAATTATACGGCAAAAAACGGCTACTTTAATTGCTGCTTGTTGTAGTTTAGGAGCTGCTTCGGTAAAACCAGAATCTAATCACGTGGAAATCATGCGCAAATTTGGTGAGTTGATTGGGATGGCCTTTCAAATTAAAGATGATTTATTTGATTATGGAGATGATCAAATAGGTAAACCAACAGGTATTGACATTAAGGAGCAAAAAATGACCTTGCCTCTAATTTATACACTTAATCATGCTTCAAAAAAAGAAAAAAATTGGCTGATTAACTCAATCAAAAACCATAATAAAGATACTAAGCGCGTTAAGGAAGTGATTTCTTTTGTAAAAGATAGTGGAGGTTTAGATTATGCAATACAAAAGATGAAGCAATTTCAAGAAGAGGCATTGCAATTGCTTAAAACCTATCCAGAATCAAGATATAAAGACTCCTTAGAGCTAATGGTCAATTACGTGATTGATAGGAAAAAGTAG
- the rlmN gene encoding 23S rRNA (adenine(2503)-C(2))-methyltransferase RlmN, whose amino-acid sequence MATDKKDIRALTKEQLRDFFVTQGDKAFRGNQVYEWLWQKSAHTFEDMTNVSKETRQMLEDNFVINHIQVDTMQRSSDGTVKNAVRLHDGLIVESVLIPTKTRTTACVSSQVGCSLDCRFCATARLKRMRNLNPDEIYDQVVAIDNESKLYFNRPLSNIVFMGMGEPLMNYNNVIKAIDKITSSEGLGMSPKRITVSTSGVPKMIKKMADDEVKFNLAVSLHSAIDEVRTTIMPFNETFPLKDLKESLEYWYAKTKRKISYEYVVWKGINDTQKDIDAFVKFCKYVPCKVNIIEYNPIDDGEFQQATNEALENYIASLEKNRIVVNVRRSRGKDIDAACGQLANKS is encoded by the coding sequence ATGGCAACAGATAAAAAAGACATTCGAGCATTAACAAAAGAACAACTTCGGGATTTTTTTGTAACACAAGGTGATAAAGCCTTTCGAGGCAATCAAGTTTACGAATGGCTATGGCAAAAATCTGCTCATACTTTTGAGGATATGACAAACGTTTCAAAAGAAACACGTCAAATGCTTGAAGACAATTTTGTTATTAATCACATACAAGTAGATACTATGCAACGCAGTAGTGATGGTACTGTGAAAAATGCGGTACGATTGCACGATGGTTTGATTGTAGAGTCTGTTTTAATTCCAACAAAAACCCGAACTACAGCTTGTGTATCTAGTCAAGTTGGCTGTAGTTTAGATTGTCGGTTTTGTGCCACGGCACGTTTAAAGCGCATGCGGAATTTAAATCCTGATGAAATTTACGATCAAGTTGTGGCTATAGATAATGAGAGTAAATTGTATTTTAATAGACCGTTAAGTAATATTGTGTTTATGGGGATGGGTGAGCCGCTTATGAACTATAATAATGTGATTAAGGCTATTGATAAAATAACCTCTTCTGAAGGTTTAGGGATGTCTCCAAAACGTATTACAGTTTCTACATCAGGTGTGCCTAAAATGATAAAAAAAATGGCTGATGATGAAGTGAAGTTTAATTTAGCTGTATCTCTACACTCTGCTATTGATGAGGTAAGAACTACCATAATGCCTTTTAATGAAACCTTTCCGCTTAAAGATTTAAAGGAATCTTTGGAATATTGGTACGCTAAAACCAAACGTAAAATTAGTTATGAGTATGTGGTTTGGAAGGGTATTAATGATACCCAAAAAGATATTGATGCTTTTGTTAAGTTTTGTAAATATGTACCATGTAAAGTCAATATTATAGAATACAATCCAATTGATGATGGCGAGTTTCAACAAGCCACTAATGAGGCTTTAGAAAATTACATTGCGTCATTGGAAAAAAATCGTATTGTGGTTAATGTACGCCGAAGCCGAGGTAAGGATATTGATGCGGCTTGTGGACAATTAGCAAATAAATCATAA
- the queA gene encoding tRNA preQ1(34) S-adenosylmethionine ribosyltransferase-isomerase QueA yields the protein MKLSHFGFNLPEELLAEHPAENRDESRLMVLDRAKQTIEHKQFKDLIEYFNEDDVMILNDTKVFPARLYGNKEKTGARIEVFLLRELNEEQRLWDVLVDPARKIRIGNKLYFGDDDTLVAEVIDNTTSRGRTLRFLYDGSYTEFRRKLTELGETPLPKYIKREVEPEDEDRYQTIFAEKEGAVAAPTAGLHFSKHLLKRLEIKGVEFAKVTLHVGLGTFNPVEVEDLSKHKMDSEELFIGPEAVKTVNTAIENKRRVCAVGTTSMRAIESAVSSNGRLNEMSGWTNKFIFPPYDFSIANCMITNFHTPKSTLLMMASAFAGHDFIKRAYEEAVKEKYKFYSYGDAMLII from the coding sequence ATGAAATTATCACACTTTGGTTTCAATTTACCTGAAGAGTTATTAGCAGAGCATCCAGCGGAAAATAGAGATGAATCTCGATTAATGGTTTTGGACAGAGCTAAACAAACTATTGAGCACAAACAATTTAAAGATCTTATTGAATATTTTAATGAGGATGATGTGATGATTCTCAATGATACCAAAGTATTTCCTGCAAGACTTTATGGTAATAAAGAAAAAACAGGAGCTAGAATTGAAGTTTTCTTATTAAGAGAATTAAACGAAGAGCAACGCTTATGGGATGTTTTGGTGGATCCAGCACGAAAAATAAGAATTGGTAATAAACTTTATTTTGGTGATGACGATACTTTGGTAGCTGAAGTAATAGATAACACCACCTCTAGAGGTCGTACATTACGTTTTCTTTATGATGGGTCTTACACAGAATTTCGTAGAAAACTAACGGAACTTGGAGAAACACCGCTTCCAAAATATATTAAACGAGAGGTTGAGCCAGAAGATGAAGATCGTTACCAAACTATTTTTGCAGAAAAAGAAGGTGCTGTAGCAGCTCCAACAGCAGGATTACATTTTTCAAAACATCTTTTAAAACGTTTGGAAATTAAAGGTGTTGAGTTTGCTAAAGTAACTCTTCATGTAGGATTAGGGACCTTCAACCCAGTTGAGGTAGAAGATTTATCAAAACATAAAATGGATAGCGAAGAGCTTTTTATTGGCCCAGAAGCCGTAAAAACAGTAAATACTGCTATAGAAAATAAAAGACGCGTGTGTGCCGTAGGAACAACATCAATGCGTGCTATAGAAAGTGCTGTGTCTTCAAACGGTCGTTTAAATGAAATGAGCGGATGGACCAATAAATTTATTTTCCCTCCTTATGATTTTAGTATTGCTAATTGTATGATTACTAATTTTCATACACCAAAATCAACTTTGTTGATGATGGCATCCGCATTTGCAGGACACGATTTTATAAAACGTGCTTATGAAGAAGCAGTTAAAGAAAAGTATAAATTTTATAGCTATGGCGATGCCATGTTAATTATATAA
- a CDS encoding 3-phosphoshikimate 1-carboxyvinyltransferase, producing MQIILQKSKIAKQSSIEITGSKSESNRLLLLKALYPEFKLENVSISDDSSVMTRALETSSNLVNIHHAGTAMRFLTAYFSIQEGRTVELTGSKRMKERPIQILVEALQELGADITYTENTGLPPLKIKGKKLDKYHVSLKANVSSQYISALLLIASKLENGLELTLEGEITSVPYINMTLALLDEIGVKASFVGNVITVKPTINKLEPKTLVVESDWSSASYYYSIAAMSPLDTEIILSSYKENSLQGDSVLADIYKHFGVITSFEDNKIRLKKETFNTEALALNLKNAPDIAQTIAVTCFALGIPCDLTGLHTLKIKETDRLVALKTEIEKLGGQVEITNKSLHLSASTSINNMVSISTYNDHRMAMAFAPLALKTSIVIEDAEVVSKSYPTFWEDLETIGFKMTRNEL from the coding sequence ATGCAAATTATACTCCAAAAATCTAAAATTGCAAAGCAATCTTCTATTGAAATAACGGGCTCTAAAAGTGAATCAAACCGACTATTACTTTTAAAAGCACTTTACCCTGAGTTTAAACTTGAAAATGTTTCTATATCTGACGATAGTAGTGTTATGACAAGGGCTTTAGAAACCTCATCAAATTTGGTAAATATTCATCATGCAGGAACTGCCATGCGATTTTTGACGGCTTATTTTTCAATTCAAGAAGGAAGAACGGTGGAGCTTACAGGGTCTAAACGAATGAAGGAGCGTCCAATCCAAATTTTAGTTGAAGCACTTCAGGAGTTAGGAGCAGACATTACCTATACTGAAAATACGGGTTTACCACCTCTTAAAATTAAAGGGAAAAAGTTAGATAAATACCATGTGTCATTAAAAGCTAATGTTAGTAGCCAATACATTTCAGCCTTATTATTAATAGCATCAAAGTTGGAAAATGGTTTAGAATTAACTTTAGAAGGAGAAATAACTTCGGTACCGTATATAAACATGACTTTGGCTTTATTAGATGAAATAGGTGTAAAAGCATCATTTGTAGGAAATGTTATTACTGTGAAACCTACCATAAATAAGTTAGAACCAAAAACACTGGTTGTAGAATCCGATTGGTCTTCGGCTTCATATTATTATAGCATTGCAGCTATGAGTCCCTTAGATACTGAAATAATTTTATCATCTTATAAAGAAAATTCATTACAAGGAGATTCCGTTTTAGCAGATATATATAAGCATTTTGGTGTAATCACAAGTTTTGAAGATAATAAAATAAGGCTTAAAAAGGAAACGTTTAACACAGAGGCATTAGCTTTAAATCTTAAAAACGCGCCGGACATTGCTCAAACCATTGCGGTAACTTGTTTTGCATTAGGAATTCCTTGTGATTTAACAGGACTCCATACACTAAAAATAAAAGAAACCGACAGATTGGTGGCCTTAAAAACGGAAATTGAAAAATTAGGGGGTCAAGTTGAAATTACAAATAAGTCACTTCACTTATCTGCGTCCACTTCTATAAATAATATGGTGTCTATTAGTACGTATAATGATCATAGAATGGCCATGGCATTTGCACCTTTAGCATTAAAAACATCTATTGTTATTGAAGATGCAGAGGTGGTTTCAAAATCCTATCCAACTTTTTGGGAAGATTTGGAAACAATAGGATTTAAAATGACACGAAATGAACTTTAA
- a CDS encoding nucleotide pyrophosphohydrolase, producing MNIQNAQKIVDNWINEHGVRYFNELTNMAQLTEEVGEVARIIARRYGEQSEKESDKEKDLGEELADVLFVVLCLANQTGVDLQEAFDKRMDKKAKRDHDRHHNNEKLK from the coding sequence ATGAATATACAAAACGCACAAAAAATAGTAGATAATTGGATTAATGAGCATGGTGTACGTTACTTTAATGAACTTACTAATATGGCGCAACTTACCGAGGAAGTTGGTGAGGTAGCTCGTATTATAGCAAGACGTTACGGAGAGCAAAGTGAAAAAGAAAGTGATAAAGAGAAAGATTTAGGTGAAGAATTGGCAGATGTGTTGTTTGTAGTGTTATGTTTAGCAAACCAAACAGGAGTAGATTTACAAGAAGCTTTTGATAAAAGAATGGACAAAAAAGCAAAACGTGACCATGATAGGCATCATAATAACGAAAAATTAAAGTAA
- a CDS encoding transglutaminase domain-containing protein, with protein sequence MKQYSIILFFVFSFLANAQDYRFGKVSEDELQETFNPLDSSASATYLYKYRKTYFRYDHDEGFQLITDVHQRLKIYNQEGFNYATKEINLYKSGSNEEIFGYLKANTYNLIDGKIEDEKLDKDGVFKTERSKYYNQVKFTMPNIKEGCIVEFKYQIESPFYSLVDDYEFQNDIPIKKLEAEFEVPEFFKFKLNTKGFLPITPKTESKNDKIIFTNKTRGSASLYGGVQETSYQTNNLDFTKSITYYELTDVPALKDEPYVNNIDNYRSSVKYELSYTEFPNAIPKYYATTWEDVVKKIYESSNFGLELERTGYFEDDIDVLIGSISDPATRAAIIYNFVKTKVKWNKYYGYYTDEGVRKAYKDQVGNVAEINLMLTAMLRYAGLDANPVLVSTRHHGIPLFPTLDGYNYVISGIETPEGTVLLDATNKYSLPNILPFRALNWEGRIIRSNGSSAAVNLYPNQKSASTIIMMVTLAADGLLEGSIRTIKNDHSAMFYREQYNESNKEQFLEKLENKYNGIEISDFTVANESDLLKPIMETYKFSLENQADVIGDKIYFSPLFFLRTKSNPFKLEFREFPVDFGYPQSSVYRISINLPQGYNVESLPDSKAFTLPDNMGTFTYQVVNVVGGLQLTVNEQINSSIISSQYYTALKEYFKQIIEKQNEQIVLTKA encoded by the coding sequence ATGAAGCAATACAGTATTATTCTTTTTTTTGTTTTCAGTTTTTTGGCTAACGCTCAAGATTATAGATTTGGAAAAGTGTCAGAAGATGAACTTCAGGAAACATTCAACCCCTTGGATTCATCAGCAAGCGCTACTTATTTATACAAATACAGAAAAACCTATTTTAGGTATGATCATGACGAAGGGTTTCAGCTTATAACTGATGTGCATCAGCGCTTGAAAATATATAATCAAGAAGGTTTTAACTACGCTACAAAAGAAATTAACTTGTATAAGAGTGGTAGTAATGAAGAGATATTTGGTTATTTGAAAGCCAATACATATAATTTAATTGATGGCAAAATTGAAGATGAAAAGTTAGATAAAGATGGTGTTTTTAAAACAGAACGTTCAAAATATTATAATCAAGTAAAGTTTACTATGCCCAATATAAAAGAAGGTTGTATTGTAGAGTTTAAATATCAAATAGAGTCTCCTTTTTATTCTTTAGTGGATGATTATGAATTTCAAAATGACATTCCTATTAAAAAATTAGAGGCAGAATTTGAAGTGCCAGAGTTTTTTAAGTTTAAATTGAATACCAAAGGATTTTTGCCCATAACTCCCAAAACCGAATCAAAAAATGATAAAATTATATTTACAAATAAAACACGAGGATCGGCAAGTCTGTATGGAGGCGTTCAAGAAACTTCATATCAAACGAATAATTTAGATTTTACAAAAAGCATTACTTATTATGAGTTAACCGATGTGCCTGCATTAAAAGACGAGCCTTATGTTAATAATATTGATAATTATAGATCTTCTGTAAAATATGAACTTTCATACACAGAATTTCCAAATGCGATACCAAAATATTATGCAACAACTTGGGAAGATGTTGTTAAAAAAATATACGAAAGCTCAAATTTTGGTTTGGAGTTAGAAAGAACAGGATATTTTGAAGACGATATAGATGTCTTAATAGGAAGTATTTCAGATCCAGCAACCAGAGCAGCCATAATATATAATTTTGTAAAAACTAAAGTTAAATGGAATAAATATTATGGATATTATACAGATGAAGGTGTTAGAAAAGCCTATAAAGACCAGGTTGGAAATGTAGCAGAAATAAACCTCATGCTAACGGCTATGCTCCGTTATGCAGGATTAGATGCTAATCCGGTTTTGGTTAGTACTCGGCATCATGGAATTCCTTTGTTTCCAACACTCGATGGTTATAATTATGTAATTTCAGGAATTGAAACACCCGAAGGGACCGTGTTGTTAGATGCTACAAATAAGTACAGTTTGCCTAATATACTACCTTTTAGAGCTTTGAATTGGGAGGGACGAATAATAAGAAGCAATGGAAGTTCTGCAGCTGTTAATTTATACCCCAATCAAAAATCAGCAAGTACAATAATTATGATGGTTACTTTAGCAGCAGACGGATTGCTTGAGGGATCTATCAGAACTATTAAGAATGACCATAGTGCTATGTTTTATAGAGAACAGTATAATGAATCAAATAAAGAGCAGTTTTTAGAGAAATTAGAAAATAAATATAATGGTATTGAAATATCAGATTTTACGGTTGCTAATGAATCCGATTTATTGAAACCTATTATGGAAACCTATAAATTTTCTTTAGAAAATCAGGCAGATGTTATTGGTGATAAAATATATTTTTCACCCTTGTTCTTTTTACGAACCAAATCAAATCCTTTTAAATTAGAGTTTCGTGAGTTCCCAGTAGATTTTGGGTACCCACAAAGTTCAGTTTATAGAATTTCAATAAATTTGCCACAGGGATATAATGTAGAATCATTGCCAGATTCAAAAGCATTTACGCTCCCAGATAACATGGGAACTTTTACCTATCAAGTTGTAAATGTTGTTGGAGGTTTGCAATTAACTGTAAATGAGCAAATTAATTCCTCAATAATATCGTCGCAATACTATACAGCATTAAAAGAGTATTTTAAACAAATAATAGAAAAGCAGAATGAACAAATAGTTTTAACCAAAGCATAA
- a CDS encoding DUF3857 domain-containing protein has product MVIKYTINCLLLFMALVVSSQENIYTSFTIPDNLTQNANAVIRSHDIIVSLKSSKDMSVEIKRVITVLNKMGDRNIDAYLYYNSNVKINNLNVLVFDNLGNQIKKIKKNDFKDVSAVDGGTLYSDYRLKYLEYTPIMYPYTIEFISEIETDNTAFIDSFRPLDGYYVSVENSTYTLNYSEEISIRKKEKNFEKVQLHKEEIPGKIYYKVAELPAIKREDHSPSFRNMAPQVFFASEEFNYEGVMAKADDWSSMGKWFNNYLLNGRSTVSETTKQHILELVKGVENPVEKAKIVYRFVQDNTRYISVQVGIGGMQPISAEEVDKVKYGDCKGLTNYTKALLEVVGVKSNYTRLFASSSERINVDKEFVSFSGQTNHVILNIPMQNQDDIWLECTSQKLPFGFIGDFTDDRDVMVITPEGGEIKRTKKYQTEENIQLIKGYYSVSTNGEIFVNAKVSSKGIQYGDKYELESETPRNLDVHYKKRWKYINNIRIENIEIDNDKTNIQFNETINFNASNYSKLIGDRMLITVNALNRNTYIPDRYRERALPLKIYRGFKDIDEVEIELPTGFKVESLPKPKHLENKFGDYHAEIIVKDENTIIYKRQFLVNDGDYPKEDYEAFRDFYKEVAKLDNSKIALIKI; this is encoded by the coding sequence ATGGTTATAAAATATACCATTAATTGTTTACTACTATTTATGGCATTAGTGGTTTCTTCTCAAGAAAATATATATACCAGTTTTACAATTCCAGATAATTTGACACAAAACGCCAATGCTGTAATAAGGTCTCATGATATTATTGTGTCCTTAAAATCGTCAAAGGATATGTCTGTTGAAATAAAGCGTGTAATTACAGTACTTAATAAAATGGGGGATAGAAATATTGATGCCTACCTGTATTACAATAGCAATGTAAAAATAAATAATTTAAATGTATTGGTGTTTGATAATTTAGGTAATCAAATAAAAAAAATAAAGAAAAACGATTTTAAAGATGTAAGTGCAGTAGATGGAGGAACTTTATATTCAGATTACAGATTAAAATATTTGGAATATACGCCCATAATGTATCCATATACAATAGAGTTTATTTCTGAAATTGAAACGGATAATACAGCCTTTATTGACTCCTTCAGGCCATTAGATGGTTATTATGTAAGTGTTGAGAATAGTACCTATACTTTAAATTATTCAGAAGAAATTTCTATAAGAAAAAAAGAAAAAAACTTTGAAAAGGTTCAGTTGCACAAAGAAGAAATACCTGGAAAAATTTATTATAAAGTTGCAGAATTGCCTGCAATAAAACGCGAAGACCATAGTCCGTCATTTCGTAATATGGCACCGCAAGTATTTTTTGCTTCTGAAGAATTTAATTATGAAGGGGTGATGGCAAAAGCAGATGATTGGAGTAGTATGGGTAAATGGTTTAATAACTATTTACTAAATGGTAGATCTACTGTATCAGAAACCACAAAACAGCATATTTTAGAATTGGTAAAAGGCGTTGAAAACCCTGTAGAAAAAGCAAAAATAGTGTATCGATTTGTGCAGGACAATACCCGGTATATTAGTGTTCAAGTGGGAATTGGAGGTATGCAGCCTATATCTGCAGAAGAAGTGGATAAAGTAAAATATGGAGATTGTAAAGGTTTAACAAATTATACAAAAGCACTTTTAGAAGTTGTTGGTGTTAAATCAAATTATACCAGACTTTTTGCATCGTCTTCAGAGCGTATTAATGTAGATAAAGAGTTTGTGTCATTTAGCGGGCAAACCAATCATGTTATTCTTAATATTCCAATGCAAAATCAAGATGATATTTGGTTGGAGTGTACCAGTCAGAAACTGCCATTTGGATTTATTGGTGATTTTACTGATGATAGAGATGTTATGGTTATAACTCCAGAAGGAGGAGAAATTAAGCGGACCAAAAAGTATCAAACAGAAGAAAACATACAATTAATTAAAGGATATTATAGTGTGTCAACCAATGGCGAAATTTTTGTTAATGCAAAAGTATCTTCAAAAGGTATTCAATATGGTGATAAATACGAATTAGAATCTGAAACACCCAGAAATCTTGATGTTCATTATAAAAAAAGATGGAAATATATTAATAACATCCGAATAGAAAACATTGAAATTGACAATGATAAAACCAACATTCAATTTAATGAAACCATAAATTTTAATGCCAGCAATTATTCTAAACTCATAGGTGATAGAATGTTAATAACCGTAAATGCGTTAAATAGAAACACCTACATTCCAGACCGGTATAGAGAAAGAGCATTACCACTTAAAATTTACAGAGGCTTTAAAGATATAGATGAGGTTGAAATAGAATTGCCTACCGGTTTTAAAGTTGAATCATTACCAAAACCAAAGCATCTTGAAAATAAATTTGGGGATTATCATGCTGAAATTATTGTAAAAGATGAAAACACAATAATTTATAAAAGACAATTTTTGGTTAACGATGGTGATTATCCAAAAGAGGATTATGAGGCATTTAGAGATTTTTATAAAGAAGTTGCCAAACTTGATAATTCAAAAATAGCACTAATTAAAATTTAA
- the dtd gene encoding D-aminoacyl-tRNA deacylase: MKAVIQRVLKSSVTIEGETVASIDNGLLILLGIVDEDSQADIKWLSNKIANLRIFSDDNGVMNKSIIDVNGNAIVVSQFTLYATTKKGNRPSYIKAAKPDIAIPLYETFVKQLETDLSKKVQTGQFGADMKVELINDGPVTIIIDTKNKE, translated from the coding sequence ATGAAAGCTGTTATTCAAAGAGTTTTAAAATCAAGTGTCACTATTGAAGGGGAAACTGTGGCTTCAATAGATAACGGTCTTTTGATTTTATTGGGGATTGTTGATGAAGATTCTCAAGCTGATATAAAATGGTTGTCCAATAAAATTGCAAATCTTAGAATATTTAGTGATGACAATGGTGTCATGAATAAATCTATTATTGATGTTAATGGCAATGCAATTGTTGTTAGTCAGTTTACTTTATATGCAACCACTAAAAAAGGGAACCGTCCAAGTTATATCAAAGCAGCAAAACCAGATATTGCAATTCCTCTTTATGAAACTTTTGTAAAACAACTTGAAACTGATTTGAGTAAAAAAGTACAAACCGGTCAGTTTGGAGCCGATATGAAAGTAGAATTAATTAATGATGGCCCTGTTACTATTATAATTGATACAAAGAATAAAGAATAG
- the rsgA gene encoding ribosome small subunit-dependent GTPase A: MTGHVYKSTGSWYTVKTEQGEIYECRMKGKFRIKGIKSTNPIAVGDVVDFELEADNDKVSGIIFNIHDRTNYIVRKSVNLSKQTHIIAANIDQVFLLITINNPPTLTSFIDRFLVTANAYSVKTILLFNKVDTYDEDTLNEVRFLAHTYRKIGYECIGVSAISGKNVDKVKALMQGKVSMFSGHSGVGKSTLVNAIEPSLDIKTKAISTQHMQGQHTTTFAEMFDLSFGAQIIDTPGIKGFGVVDMDKEEVGDYFPEIFALKQDCKFNNCLHIQEPHCAVKNALDNDEIAFSRYRSYLQIIEGDEENYRTDNWDNQ, from the coding sequence ATGACAGGACACGTTTATAAATCTACAGGAAGCTGGTATACGGTAAAAACTGAGCAGGGAGAAATCTATGAATGCCGTATGAAAGGAAAATTCCGAATCAAGGGTATAAAAAGCACCAATCCAATAGCGGTAGGCGATGTAGTAGATTTTGAATTAGAAGCTGATAATGATAAAGTTTCTGGTATTATTTTTAATATTCATGACCGTACTAACTATATTGTTAGAAAATCTGTAAACCTATCTAAGCAAACCCATATTATAGCGGCCAATATAGATCAAGTGTTTTTACTTATAACTATTAATAATCCGCCTACTTTAACCAGTTTTATTGACCGCTTTTTAGTTACAGCCAATGCGTATTCGGTAAAAACTATTTTGCTTTTCAATAAAGTAGATACGTATGATGAAGATACTTTAAATGAGGTTAGATTTTTGGCACATACTTATAGAAAAATTGGTTATGAGTGTATTGGAGTTTCTGCTATTAGTGGCAAAAACGTTGATAAAGTAAAGGCGTTAATGCAAGGTAAAGTAAGTATGTTTTCAGGACATTCTGGGGTTGGAAAATCTACATTGGTAAATGCTATCGAGCCATCATTGGATATTAAAACTAAAGCGATTTCTACTCAACATATGCAAGGGCAGCATACCACAACTTTTGCTGAAATGTTTGATTTAAGTTTTGGAGCTCAAATAATTGATACGCCTGGAATTAAAGGGTTTGGTGTGGTTGATATGGATAAAGAAGAGGTGGGCGATTATTTTCCAGAGATATTTGCGTTAAAACAAGATTGTAAGTTTAATAATTGTTTGCATATTCAAGAACCTCATTGTGCTGTTAAAAATGCTTTGGATAATGATGAAATTGCTTTTTCGCGTTACCGTAGTTATTTGCAAATAATTGAAGGAGATGAGGAAAATTATAGAACTGATAATTGGGATAATCAATAA